In one window of Candidatus Avedoeria danica DNA:
- a CDS encoding RidA family protein: MPPSEPFERINPSELAPPIGFSHGVATRGGRIVWLAGQNGTDAEGRIAAVGDIVAQVDRALANIVAVVVAAGGSASDIVKLHFYVCDLAAYRAARAALGDVWRRHFGRQYPAMMLLGVTGFFDDEALVEIDGFAVIVDAAPGATAP, translated from the coding sequence GTGCCGCCAAGCGAACCCTTCGAGCGCATCAACCCTTCCGAGCTGGCACCGCCGATCGGCTTCAGCCACGGCGTGGCGACGCGCGGCGGTCGAATCGTCTGGCTGGCCGGACAGAACGGGACGGACGCGGAAGGTCGGATCGCGGCGGTCGGCGACATCGTCGCGCAGGTCGATCGCGCGCTGGCGAACATCGTGGCGGTCGTCGTGGCGGCCGGCGGCTCGGCCTCCGACATCGTCAAGCTCCACTTCTATGTATGCGATCTGGCAGCGTACCGCGCCGCACGCGCCGCGCTCGGCGATGTCTGGCGCCGGCACTTCGGACGGCAGTATCCGGCGATGATGCTCCTTGGCGTGACCGGTTTCTTCGACGACGAGGCCCTCGTCGAGATCGACGGTTTCGCCGTCATCGTCGATGCCGCGCCCGGCGCGACGGCACCATGA
- a CDS encoding acyl-CoA dehydrogenase family protein: MNFSPTAEQRRWRDTAAAFARDRVAPIARQADRDARFPIELVGELGRLGLLAGPVDPSLGGSAMDYVAFALVYEELGYVDSSLRGFLAVHGGLVTLCLRDHGSVEQQRRWIPLLARGEVIGCYCLTEDEAGSDAGALQATARRTGDGYVLNGRKIWITNGRIADVGIVFARDPELPAAKPHHQICAFVVPMDTPGIRRSALPWRELGHRSADHAIVEFEGCRVPESALLGEPGRGFRVAMGALDHGRLGVAAGAVGAGRACLDACVDFARRRRAFGQRIGDFGMIQSVLADMHADISAAALLVYRAAALKDEGAPSTRATATAKLFATEAALRAADQAVLVHGGRGYGDDYAVERHWRDVKGLQIYEGTSHIQRLIIARDLLGTDAGAPAARPPTTAEAR, from the coding sequence ATGAACTTCTCCCCCACCGCCGAACAGCGCCGCTGGCGCGACACCGCGGCGGCCTTCGCCCGCGACCGCGTCGCGCCGATCGCACGGCAGGCGGACCGCGACGCGCGCTTTCCGATCGAGCTCGTCGGCGAGCTTGGGCGGCTTGGCCTGCTGGCCGGGCCGGTCGACCCGTCACTCGGCGGCTCGGCGATGGACTATGTGGCGTTCGCACTCGTGTACGAGGAGCTGGGTTATGTCGACTCGTCGCTGCGCGGCTTCCTGGCGGTGCACGGCGGTCTCGTCACGCTCTGTCTGCGGGACCACGGCAGCGTCGAGCAGCAGCGCCGATGGATCCCGCTGCTCGCGCGGGGCGAGGTGATCGGGTGCTATTGCCTGACCGAGGACGAGGCTGGGTCGGATGCCGGCGCGCTGCAGGCGACGGCACGGCGAACGGGTGACGGGTACGTGTTGAACGGCCGCAAGATCTGGATCACGAACGGCCGGATCGCGGACGTCGGCATCGTCTTCGCGCGCGATCCCGAGCTGCCGGCGGCCAAACCGCATCACCAGATCTGCGCCTTCGTCGTCCCGATGGACACGCCCGGGATTCGGCGCAGCGCGCTGCCGTGGCGCGAGCTCGGCCACCGATCGGCCGACCACGCGATCGTCGAGTTCGAAGGCTGCCGCGTGCCGGAGTCGGCGCTCCTCGGCGAGCCGGGCCGCGGCTTCCGGGTGGCGATGGGCGCGCTGGACCACGGCCGGCTCGGCGTCGCCGCCGGCGCGGTGGGCGCCGGCCGGGCATGCCTCGACGCGTGCGTCGACTTCGCGCGCCGGCGGCGCGCGTTCGGGCAGCGGATCGGCGACTTCGGGATGATCCAAAGCGTGCTGGCCGACATGCACGCCGACATCTCGGCCGCGGCGCTGCTCGTCTACCGGGCCGCCGCGCTCAAGGACGAGGGCGCGCCCTCGACACGGGCCACGGCCACCGCCAAGCTCTTCGCCACCGAGGCCGCGCTGCGCGCCGCCGACCAGGCGGTCCTCGTGCACGGGGGCCGCGGCTATGGGGATGACTACGCCGTCGAGCGACACTGGCGCGACGTCAAGGGCCTGCAGATCTACGAGGGCACGAGCCACATCCAGCGGCTGATCATCGCCCGCGATCTGCTCGGCACGGACGCCGGCGCGCCGGCCGCTCGGCCACCCACGACTGCGGAGGCCCGATGA
- a CDS encoding benzoate-CoA ligase family protein — MNALRADDLPLEYNAVDILERNLSLRAAKTALHSDTRNLTFGEVSAEVNQVTNGLRSLGVRFGETVAILCLDTPEFVCAFFGTIKAGAVAASFNTLLKPADYRYALDDCRARVLFVDARLLGSIAPIRATARWLEHVIVVGGDGAGVGEGAGEGAGEVDGVRYGAFVAGQPTAADATPTHRDDFCCLNYSSGTTGEAKGILHAHKDLPLTAHNWGLLTLGLREDDRTFAAAKLFFTFGTGGNLVFPWYVGASVTLFAGPPRDPHALLGVIARHRPTVFYNAPTGYGMLLSLEDLTTANDLSSLRLCVSAGEALPAPIWHAWKARTGLGIVDGIGSTENYHIFVSNRPDDIRPGSSGTPVPGYDVRIVDEGGDGVPDGEIGNLLVRGETAALFYLHQSAKSRTTFLGEWLFTGDKYRRDGDGYYWHEGRSDDMLKVGGIWVSPVEVESALLSHDAVLEVAVVGVPDANDLVKPKAYVVVHAHAVAGDDLAAALIAYCRDVIAEYKRPRWIVFVDDLPKTATGKIQRFRLRDREPDIDA; from the coding sequence ATGAACGCGCTGCGCGCCGACGACCTGCCCCTCGAGTACAACGCCGTCGACATCCTGGAGCGCAACCTCTCGCTTCGGGCGGCGAAGACCGCGCTCCACAGCGACACGCGCAACCTGACGTTCGGCGAGGTGTCCGCCGAGGTGAACCAGGTGACGAACGGCCTGCGGTCGCTTGGCGTGCGCTTCGGTGAGACGGTCGCGATCCTGTGCCTCGACACGCCAGAGTTCGTGTGCGCCTTCTTCGGGACGATCAAGGCCGGTGCCGTCGCCGCCAGCTTCAACACCCTGCTCAAACCCGCGGACTACCGCTACGCCCTCGACGACTGCCGGGCGCGCGTGCTGTTCGTCGACGCGCGGCTGCTCGGGTCGATCGCGCCCATCCGGGCCACGGCGCGCTGGCTGGAGCACGTGATCGTCGTGGGCGGGGATGGCGCGGGCGTCGGAGAAGGCGCTGGAGAAGGCGCTGGAGAGGTTGACGGGGTCCGCTACGGCGCGTTCGTCGCCGGTCAGCCGACCGCGGCGGACGCCACTCCGACGCACCGCGACGACTTCTGCTGCCTGAACTACTCCAGCGGCACGACGGGCGAGGCCAAAGGCATCCTGCACGCCCACAAGGACCTGCCGCTGACGGCCCACAACTGGGGGCTGCTGACGCTCGGGCTGCGCGAGGACGACCGGACGTTCGCCGCGGCCAAGTTGTTCTTCACGTTCGGCACGGGCGGCAACCTCGTGTTCCCGTGGTACGTCGGCGCGAGCGTGACGCTGTTCGCCGGCCCGCCGCGGGATCCGCATGCGCTGCTCGGCGTCATCGCGCGCCATCGCCCGACGGTCTTCTACAACGCGCCGACCGGCTACGGCATGCTCCTCAGCCTCGAGGACCTCACGACGGCGAACGACCTGTCCAGCCTCCGGCTGTGCGTCTCGGCAGGCGAGGCGCTGCCGGCACCGATCTGGCACGCCTGGAAAGCGCGCACCGGCCTCGGCATCGTCGACGGAATCGGCTCGACGGAGAACTATCACATCTTCGTCTCGAACCGGCCCGACGACATCCGGCCCGGCTCGAGCGGCACGCCGGTGCCGGGCTACGACGTGCGGATCGTCGACGAGGGCGGCGACGGTGTCCCGGACGGGGAGATCGGCAACCTGCTCGTGCGTGGCGAGACGGCGGCACTGTTCTATCTGCACCAAAGCGCGAAGAGCCGGACGACGTTCTTGGGCGAGTGGCTCTTCACCGGCGACAAGTACCGCCGTGACGGCGACGGCTACTACTGGCACGAGGGTCGCAGCGACGACATGCTGAAGGTCGGCGGGATCTGGGTCTCGCCGGTCGAGGTCGAAAGCGCGCTGCTGTCGCATGACGCCGTGCTCGAGGTCGCGGTCGTCGGTGTCCCGGACGCGAACGACCTCGTGAAGCCGAAGGCTTACGTCGTCGTGCACGCGCACGCGGTGGCGGGCGACGACCTCGCGGCGGCCCTGATCGCCTACTGCCGCGACGTGATCGCCGAGTACAAGCGCCCGCGCTGGATCGTGTTCGTCGACGATCTGCCGAAGACGGCGACGGGCAAGATCCAGCGGTTCCGGCTGCGGGATCGCGAGCCGGACATCGATGCCTGA
- a CDS encoding metallopeptidase family protein, with amino-acid sequence MRLDQRRFATLVAEVIDGLPDRFRGALDNVEFIVEDRPSPRQLAENGVRHADALLGLYEGTPRTARPSDYGGRLPDRVTLFRLPLLARSRSEAELRAEVRRTVLHEIAHVFGIDDDRLIELDAY; translated from the coding sequence ATGCGACTCGATCAGCGACGGTTCGCCACGCTCGTGGCCGAGGTCATCGACGGCCTTCCGGACCGGTTTCGGGGTGCGCTCGACAATGTCGAGTTCATCGTCGAGGACCGGCCGTCGCCGCGGCAGCTTGCGGAGAACGGCGTCCGACATGCCGATGCCCTCCTCGGGCTGTACGAGGGTACACCGCGCACCGCCCGCCCGTCGGACTACGGCGGCCGCCTCCCGGACCGCGTGACGCTGTTCCGGCTGCCGCTGCTGGCGCGCAGCCGATCGGAGGCCGAGCTGCGCGCCGAGGTCCGGCGAACGGTCCTGCATGAGATCGCTCACGTCTTCGGCATCGACGACGATCGGCTCATCGAACTGGACGCGTACTGA
- the folP gene encoding dihydropteroate synthase, producing the protein MRQPPPTVVRGRAWRWGERTFVMGVVNVTPDSFSGDGLLARHDPIAAAVDQATAMVEAGADILDVGGESTRPGSDAVDEAEEIARVRPVIAAIRRALEVPISIDTSKAAVAEAALDAGADLVNDVWAMSADPRMADVVARARVPVVLMHNRLATAATGGPVGGHYADVRYDDVVADVRNALLGLAEAARGAGIPPEHIILDPGLGFGKTPAQNLELLDRVDELRSLGWPILVGPSRKSFVGAALGLPPGDRLEGTAAAVAVAVARGADIVRVHDVAAMVRVARMADAIVRR; encoded by the coding sequence ATGCGGCAACCACCGCCGACCGTCGTGCGCGGCCGAGCGTGGCGCTGGGGTGAGCGCACGTTCGTCATGGGCGTCGTGAACGTGACGCCCGATTCCTTCTCGGGCGACGGCCTGCTCGCGCGGCACGATCCGATCGCGGCCGCGGTTGACCAGGCAACGGCGATGGTCGAAGCCGGCGCCGACATCCTCGACGTCGGCGGCGAGAGCACCCGGCCGGGCAGCGACGCCGTCGACGAGGCTGAGGAGATCGCGCGCGTGCGGCCGGTGATCGCGGCAATCCGCCGCGCGCTCGAGGTGCCGATCTCGATCGACACCTCGAAGGCGGCGGTGGCGGAAGCGGCGCTCGACGCCGGCGCCGACCTCGTCAACGATGTCTGGGCGATGAGCGCCGATCCCCGCATGGCGGACGTCGTTGCCCGCGCCCGGGTGCCCGTCGTCCTGATGCACAACCGCCTCGCCACGGCCGCGACGGGCGGGCCGGTCGGCGGCCACTACGCCGACGTCCGGTACGACGACGTCGTTGCCGACGTGCGCAACGCCCTGCTCGGGCTCGCGGAGGCGGCGCGCGGTGCCGGCATTCCGCCCGAGCACATCATCCTGGATCCCGGCCTCGGCTTCGGCAAGACGCCGGCCCAAAACCTCGAGCTCCTCGACCGGGTCGACGAGCTTCGCTCGCTCGGCTGGCCGATCCTCGTCGGGCCGTCGCGCAAGAGCTTCGTCGGCGCAGCGCTCGGGCTGCCGCCGGGCGACCGCCTTGAGGGCACGGCCGCCGCGGTTGCCGTCGCCGTGGCCCGCGGCGCCGACATCGTGCGGGTGCACGATGTGGCGGCGATGGTGCGGGTGGCGCGGATGGCGGACGCGATCGTTCGGCGCTGA